From Vigna unguiculata cultivar IT97K-499-35 chromosome 5, ASM411807v1, whole genome shotgun sequence, the proteins below share one genomic window:
- the LOC114185679 gene encoding E3 ubiquitin-protein ligase RMA1H1-like, which produces MALNQYFEDVVPQLDSFEDKSSLKTWKCGGDDDIADSDKKASSGFECNICLDCVQDPVVTLCGHLYCWPCIYKWLNFQSGSSENEEKQQCPVCKSEISESSLVPLYGRDQSTLPSKGKGHQVGIVIPRRPLGPSWLTNSSRSRDSETFSRHVYHHRHYPNHPQQFNSIPGSYPSPMFNAGGSLANAFDPTYGIFGEMIYARVFGNQLTNIYTYPNSYDPSGNSNPRVRRHLMQVDRSLNRITFFLLCCLVLCLLLF; this is translated from the coding sequence ATGGCCTTAAACCAGTATTTTGAGGACGTTGTGCCCCAGTTGGATTCCTTTGAAGATAAATCATCTCTGAAGACATGGAAATGTGGTGGTGATGATGATATTGCAGATTCAGATAAAAAAGCCTCCAGTGGCTTTGAGTGCAACATCTGTCTGGACTGTGTGCAAGATCCAGTGGTTACTCTCTGTGGTCATCTCTATTGCTGGCCCTGCATTTACAAATGGCTTAACTTCCAAAGTGGCTCCTCCGAAAATGAAGAGAAGCAACAATGTCCAGTGTGCAAATCAGAAATCTCAGAGTCATCACTTGTTCCACTATATGGCCGTGACCAAAGCACACTACCTTCCAAAGGAAAAGGTCACCAAGTAGGGATTGTGATACCAAGAAGACCCCTTGGTCCTTCATGGCTGACCAACTCATCAAGATCACGGGATTCTGAAACTTTTTCCCGACATGTTTATCATCACCGCCATTATCCCAATCATCCTCAACAGTTCAACTCAATTCCTGGCAGTTACCCTTCACCAATGTTCAACGCTGGTGGTTCACTAGCCAATGCATTTGATCCAACATACGGAATCTTTGGAGAGATGATATATGCAAGGGTCTTTGGAAACCAGTTGACTAACATCTACACATACCCAAATTCATATGATCCTTCAGGGAACAGTAATCCAAGGGTCCGAAGGCACTTAATGCAAGTTGATAGGTCACTCAATAGAATCACATTTTTCCTCCTTTGTTGCCTAGTTTTGTGTCTTCTCTTATTCTGA
- the LOC114185514 gene encoding pentatricopeptide repeat-containing protein At2g20710, mitochondrial has translation MMLIRSRCKLVKNFSISVSGSLGICMHSTKSVLESLENRVFKVGDPRIPVVPILNQWVEEGREVTYSQFHDIVRRLSQFRRFTHALQVMEWMCNERNYDLSPGGIAIQIDLISKVHGLEQADRYFRSIPDAKIGFKIYAALLRCYVEHKSLEEAEAVMKKIKKFPPLDITECYNLMLKLYGQMGKYEKLDRLVREMKEKDLCNARTYMFQLNAYVAATDIEGMEKLLMQMEADPFATVDWYTYCNAANAYRKVHNIEKVTAMLKKSEHLAKGKNRRLAYESIQTIYAVIGNKDEVYRLWNVCKSLKNSCNNSSYICMLSSLVKLDDIEGAEKILEEWESQYANFDSRIPNLMISAYCKWGQFDKAEAYIKRLLDGGKPLDGRSWDRLACGYRADNDMEKAVQAMKKAVSANLAGRKPDHVTLVACVKYLKEKGDLDLALEILKSCIEKKHISVTSYDGLVSYVHNVNPDTEPLDLIKGDYQKYTSESTQVLDGEN, from the exons ATGATGCTAATACGGTCAAGATGCAAACTTGTGAAAAATTTTAGCATTTCTGTTTCTGGGTCTCTTGGAATATGCATGCACTCGACGAAAAGCGTGTTGGAGAGTCTTGAAAATCGTGTGTTCAAGGTTGGGGACCCTAGGATTCCAGTGGTTCCTATTCTGAACCAATGGGTCGAAGAAGGCAGAGAAGTCACCTACTCTCAGTTCCATGATATCGTTCGTCGCCTCTCTCAATTTCGTCGCTTCACACATGCCCTTCAG GTGATGGAATGGATGTGTAATGAAAGGAACTATGACTTGTCTCCAGGAGGCATTGCAATACAGATCGACCTAATTTCAAAAGTCCATGGTCTTGAACAAGCTGATAGATATTTTAGAAGTATCCCTGATGCTAAAATTGGGTTTAAGATATATGCTGCACTTTTAAGATGCTATGTGGAGCATAAATCTCTGGAGGAAGCAGAGGCTGTCATGAAGAAAATTAAGAAGTTTCCTCCTCTGGATATAACTGAGTGTTATAATCTGATGCTGAAACTATATGGTCAAATGGGTAAGTATGAAAAATTGGATAGGTTGGTGCGagaaatgaaagagaaagatCTCTGTAATGCTCGAACATATATGTTTCAGTTAAATGCATATGTGGCCGCCACAGACATAGAGGGGATGGAGAAGTTACTTATGCAAATGGAAGCTGATCCCTTTGCAACTGTGGACTGGTATACATACTGTAATGCAGCAAATGCTTATAGGAAAGTACATAATATTGAGAAGGTCACGGCCATGTTAAAGAAATCAGAGCATTTAGCCAAAGGCAAGAATAGGAGACTTGCTTATGAATCTATTCAAACTATTTATGCTGTTATTGGGAACAAGGATGAGGTTTATAGGCTTTGGAATGTTTGCAAAAGTCTTAAAAATTCCTGCAACAACTCAAGTTACATATGTATGTTGAGCTCTTTAGTAAAGTTGGATGACATTGAGGGGGCAGAGAAGATTTTGGAAGAATGGGAATCTCAATATGCAAATTTTGATTCCAGAATTCCAAATTTAATGATCAGTGCTTATTGTAAATGGGGTCAGTTTGATAAGGCTGAGGCCTATATCAAAAGGCTTTTGGATGGTGGGAAGCCATTAGATGGAAGATCGTGGGACCGACTGGCGTGTGGCTATCGTGCAGATAATGATATGGAGAAAGCAGTTCAGGCAATGAAGAAAGCTGTCTCGGCAAATTTAGCAGGAAGGAAACCAGATCATGTCACTCTAGTTGCTTGTGTTAAATACCTGAAAGAAAAAGGAGACTTGGATTTGGCCCTTGAGATTCTTAAGTCATGCATAGAGAAAAAGCATATCTCAGTCACTTCCTATGATGGATTGGTAAGTTATGTTCATAATGTAAACCCAGATACAGAACCCCTTGATCTTATTAAAGGAGATTATCAAAAGTATACAAGTGAAAGCACTCAAGTTCTTGATGGGGAAAACTGA
- the LOC114185193 gene encoding uncharacterized protein LOC114185193 — MAGKLELGPPKSDVSNPKELAARKILKIVRSQGHPYVELRENGKKFIYFCTLCLAPCYSDDVLFDHLKGNLHKERLSAAKVTLLGPKPWPFNDGLVFFDTSIESDRDLEVADSYRNRLLKFNNNDNSLAIVKFGEGVQPSAEPCSTDGVQDDECGLVIPHLLIGDEIFDVKVSEVGLGKIAARFLEKCSALSGIKRIWCEWLGKKSNNQQDGVEVLEHDFAIVNFAYNYDLGRSGLLDDVKSLLPSASGGRKGKTSLSDSDDISDSLSNQYDSSAEESSDSNNSTTRLTLDQFNNHHLCTRFISSKAVRKELRRKQRLAAEKVCNICQQKMLPGKDVAALLNLKTRRVACSSRNKTGAFHVFHTSCLIHWIILCEFEIITNHLVRPNVRRIVKRKIASDGEKIGKEKDIEKHIRTVFCPECQGTGMVIDGDGVEQPEFSLSQMFKFKIKACDARREWIKSPEVLQNCSTGFHFPSQSEEIFEEKVEPINMLHFYRADV, encoded by the exons ATGGCTGGGAAGTTGGAATTGGGGCCTCCGAAGTCTGATGTTTCCAATCCGAAGGAACTGGCTGCGAGAAAGATACTGAAAATTGTTAGATCTCAAGGGCATCCGTATGTTGAGTTGCGTGAGAATGggaaaaaattcatttatttctgCACTCTGTGTCTTGCACCGTGTTATAGTGACGATGTTCTGTTTGATCACTTGAAAGGTAATCTTCATAAGGAGAGATTGTCTGCTGCTAAGGTTACCCTGCTAGGACCGAAACCATGGCCTTTTAACGATGGTCTTGTTTTCTTTGATACTTCTATTGAAAGTGATAGAGACTTGGAAGTTGCAGATAGTTACCGAAACAGGTTGTTGAAATTTAATAACAACGACAATAGTCTTGCAATTGTTAAGTTTGGGGAAGGGGTTCAGCCAAGTGCTGAACCATGTTCGACTGATGGCGTGCAAGATGATGAGTGTGGACTAGTGATTCCTCATTTGCTGATTGGAGATGAAATATTTGATGTAAAAGTCAGCGAAGTGGGCTTGGGGAAGATTGCTGCAAGATTTCTTGAGAAGTGCAGCGCGTTGAGTGGAATTAAAAGAATATGGTGTGAATGGTtaggaaaaaaaagtaataatcaaCAAGATGGTGTTGAGGTTCTAGAGCATGATTTTGCAATTGTAAATTTTGCTTACAATTATGATCTTGGTCGGTCTGGTTTGCTTGATGATGTCAAGTCATTACTTCCGTCTGCTTCTGGTGGCCGAAAGGGAAAGACATCATTGTCTGACTCTGATGATATTAGTGATTCTTTAAGCAATCAGTATGATTCGTCTGCGGAAGAGTCTTCTGATTCAAACAATTCCACTACTCGATTAACGCTAGATCAATTCAACAATCATCATCTTTGTACAAGGTTCATTTCAAGCAAGGCTGTTAGGAAAGAATTGAGACGGAAGCAGCGACTGGCAGCAGAGAAAGTATGCAACATCTGTCAACAAAAAATGCTTCCCGGTAAAGATGTAGCTGCACTTTTGAATTTGAAGACTAGAAGGGTAGCGTGCAGTAGTCGGAATAAAACTGGG GCATTTCACGTGTTCCATACATCCTGCCTTATACACTGGATAATCTTGTGTGAATTTGAAATAATCACAAATCATTTAGTTCGTCCAAATGTTAGACGAATAGTGAAGAGAAAGATTGCGTCAGATGGTGAGaaaattggaaaagaaaaagatatagaAAAGCATATAAGAACTGTATTCTGCCCAGAGTGCCAAGGTACTGGTATGGTCATTGATGGAGATGGGGTTGAACAGCCAGAATTTTCTTTGTCTCAG AtgttcaaattcaaaataaaagcaTGTGATGCACGCAGAGAATGGATCAAGAGCCCCGAAGTTTTGCAGAATTGCTCAACTGGGTTTCACTTCCCTTCACAATCAGAAGAGATATTCGAG GAAAAAGTGGAACCCATAAATATGCTGCATTTTTATCGTGCTGATGTTTAG